The nucleotide window caaaattatattacgAATATATAAGTATGCTATTATAAAACTGTGATATGCATAGTTTCTTTAACCTATAATTAAGGGTGTATAAAATGGtattttttcagttgaaaaaatgtttggatTTCATCAATATGTGTGCAAATTAACGAAATCATACCAAACTAAACCATcctcaaaattaaaaattccccATCAGTCGAGTAAAACCCGTAACACCTTACGAGTAGAGTATTCGAATGCACAAATCTACATCTAGACTTATTCAATTAAGTTTCCTTACTGTCATTGGTAGGTAATTGAacgtttataaaattattgagCCTGAAACAGGTTTGAGAATGccataattttctcaattcatCGACTTTTACATCAGCTCTTATGGGCATATAATCagtaattacaaattacagaGAATGGCTGAATCCACAGATCCACTGGCTTAGTGCACCATCGTGCATACGACTAAACATGCTTAAACATGCAAGACAATCAACTATCAATAGTAATTGCATACAAGTATGCTGTTACCATCTCGAAAACTCTGTATCATCCATTGAAATTCTCTAATCTCCAGTACACCAACCGCGGTTTTGTTATCGAAGGTCATGGAACCTCATAATAATACTAACTCTATatctaataataattacttgtTGGTCGCGTATACATGCTAACATCTTAGTACTTAAATTGTCAAAAGTTGCATTACCAACCTTGGGCCTTAACGCAACGGAGATATTGAATAACCTGATAGGATATATTCCGATACAAAAAGCAATTATATTCTCGACTTTACATGGAAAAACgaataattgttattgttttcatttgaaaaaaataagcgtCCATTTACTACAATAGGCCCATTGAACAGCTTTCAAGAGCATTTGTCCATTACGGTATAATAAGGTATAATAAGATTCCGTTGAATTATACGCAGGTatgtacacaatatttttccaaatgcCTGCAGGTACACACAATGTAATACGTGCATAACTTGCAATAATCAGAGATACAAAAAACTCGATCGAGTCTATTTTCACCGTTAAATTATATTAGCCGTAGGCAATGTCAAGCATCACGCTACTCGAATtttgattacattttttatctgTACAGTTATCTCAAAATATTGTGAAGACGTCATTCAAGGTTGTTGGAATGTAACATCAATATTGTCATTGAGTACGTTTACACGGCAGCTGTTATTCCGGTTCACTATAGACGATGTAGTAATATCGGATTCAAAAATACCTCTAAGATTTGTAAGCCCGTTATATCCGGTGTAATGCACCAATTATCACGCACTTTTAAATCCGGTATTACTTATTACTATGTCGGCCATAGTAAAACCGGAATAACGGCGCCGATTAAGGGTACTCATCTTCACCTATGTAGGGTGCTTTCCATTTACTGACTCAAGTCGACTTGTGTCGCTATTTCTGGTGTATTCCTTCGGCCGGTTACACCTGAAATAGCGACACAAGTCGACTTGAGTCAGTAACACTCGTGTTCTGAGTCCCTCCTTGAGGAACAAGGATTCCTTGTTTCtcatttcacgtttcatagACCTTCCTCGACAGAATAAGGAGCCCAGTGAAGGAGCCTTGTTAGATTTAAATATAGCCGAGTGGCGCTTCGATCAGCAGTCTTACCACCATAAGCAATCACATATCCCTAAATATGTCTTCCTTCTGGAAGGGAGAGCCAAGTTGTGACTATGAAACGAGGACGCCTCTGAGACTCAAGGAAGCCTTCATCAAGCCGTCCTTTATCCTTGAGATAAGGAGAgactatgaatacgggtgTAAAACCGCTTGGCTCTCATTGTCAAGTTGCGTCGGTTGATGAGAGTGTATAACCTCAAAGAAGTTAACCTGTAGACTGGCTGTGATCCTGCGTCATAAGGGTCATAAGTGCATAGACGCCAAGCGCAAGCGCAAGCGTTGGTTACATGAAACGAAACAGCCGATCGCAGTGCCGAAGGTTTCCTCAAGGAAGCTCGCGACCTGCCTTGAAAGAAGAAGGCCAATAAGGCTCCTTGTTCTGTCGAGCAAGGTctatgaaatgtgaaatgaGGAATAAGGAATCCTTGTTCCTCAAGGAAggactatgaatacgggtgTATTGGCCTCCTTCTTCCAAGGCAGGTCTCAAGCTTCCTTGAGGAAACCTTCGGCACTGCGATTGGCTGTTTCGTTTCATGTAGCCAACGCTTGCGCTTGCGCTTGGCGTCTATGCACTTATAACCCGTATGACGCAGAGATCACAGTCAGTCTACAGGTTACGGTCTTACATACGGGTCTGGCAAAGAAAGTAGTGGGGGTGGTTTATTTCATGGACGGTTATTCATCTCGCTTTGTGGCCGCCAGGCCGGCGTTGTGTTCGAGGGATGGATAATCAACGCGTGCGCAATGCAGCGCcaacgtaataataatattattattggcaCATTTTCATCCTTATCATCCCTACCCCACGTACATCCCTAGATAGCAGCGCTGCGACATGGCTATTTCAAACACTAAAAACCACGGACAGCAAGAGAACCACGCCGCTCTGTAGAAAATTGGCTTCGTTGCCAGACTTATAAGTAAGACCGTACTACAAGTTAACCTCTTTGAGGTTAGCACTCTCATCAACTAACGCAACTTGACAATGAGAGTCAAGGGATTTAAGTTATATTTAAACATAGCCGAGTGGCGCTTCGATCAGCAGTTTTACTACCATAAGCAATCACATATCCCTAAATATGGCTTCCTTCTGGAAGGGAGAGCCAAGTTGTGACTATGAAACGAGGACGCCTCTGAGATTCAAGGAAGCTTTCATCAAGGCGTCCTTTATCCTTGAGATAAGGAGAGACTATGAATACGGGTATAATGTTCTTTCTCTCTACTATCTTTCTACGGGTGCGTTCGACAAGGAAAAGAACTAGTTTTAACTACTTCTCTCTCTATGCCGTTTTATACTTCCGGTCTACGTTTCAGTATACGATGCTGCCCTCGATTTCATCGTTAGCATGTAGAAAACCGTAGAAATCAGACTTTTGAAAATGGCGGGACTGAATTAGGTACCTCTTCCCAAGGTCCGTAGCAGGAAGTAATATTAGAGGTACGTACACAGATATGTGGACTTGGGAATCCACTCGTCTATTATGGAGCTTGCCTCTTCCTCTCCTTGACCTTGGCCTGCTATTGGAATAAATAAGAAAGATCTTGACACTAGATGTCACTCGCTGCAGGGCGTCAAATCCGGGAAATCCCATGTCTGGACGATTTATTCCACAGGGATTTTTGGGTGAGTCATGCTGCCGAGATATGCATAACAACCCCCCTGCTTTAACGTCAGTCACTGTGAGCTTGTGGCTTGCTAAGTACACTGTGAAGAACTTGAGTGATAGTGTGTTACCTCAGCACCTTACACCCAGGTAACCAGAAAAGCAAAAATGGAACTGGTGGATAAAGCTAATGTTAGCAACGATTTTGGATTACGCAAGAAATTTCCATGGAATGGCTTACAAAACAATGCGCCTTGGCTAGAAGACGCAACAGACTCAGAAATATCATATATACGGTCAAATTATGCATTAAGTGGAACCTCGATTAAACGCATTGAAAATCCATACCTCTGGGCACGATACATGCTACAGTACGAGGAATTCAACGCTGATGAATCTAAAATAGCTCATGAACGCATTGTGATACATGCCACATCGTATACTAATGCATTGAAGATAGCAGGTAATATTGTATGGTTGATGATGTGTCAGTATTAAAACGTACCTTCAAGGTTTGGTAAAGCGGACTTGCTAGAATCAATCGAGGATACTTCGTGTCTTATGTTTACTGTCGTGCGCTGACCTCTGTTATTAGTATGAGCAATCTGCCACATAAAATCCTCACAGCGGAGCTGCTTTTTTATGAATGGCTTTAGCACAGCTTTATCATTTGTAATGTTGAGAAATTTATGAAGTAGCTGGAACTGATGAAAATCGTGGGCTTTAAAATCTAATAATGCTGCTAGATAAATAACTTAAAAGACTCGTAATTACAGATGAAAACTTCAATTGGCGGCGCGTCCATCGATGTAGATTTGGCAAAGGAGTCAGCTTCTCGAAGACTGCAGGATATGCCAACAAATATGCCTCGCAAAAGAATGCGTTTATTATTGCAGGCATTCTTATTTCTAAAACAGTTCGTGGGAGCTATACCACTATAATCCCACCTGGTGACTACGATACTACAGTGGACAGTAATGGTGGCAATGTCTATGTCAAATATTACGACAGTGAATTTTACCCGTATTATATTGTGCATTAATTCCAGTGATACCAAATCTATTGTATGCTTTATCCGTtgttaaaaatacaaaaaatcaagTACTGAAGTAtccgtaaaatattttctccaaaTTGAATCTGTAATATTCTATAATATTTatgatattaaatatatacctatatacataccATGCCTATTTGTCACCCCACATATAACTCTAATTTCTAGTGTAtttttaatgtaaataatatatcaGTTAAGTAAATACATTACAGCATTAATTTAATCCTGGTATTCATATTTCtcagaattttaaattttgagaaCATTATTAGTACcacaaaaattattgattagATTTTGAAACATTCTATGACTTACACGTCACGGGTGTAGTATTTTTGTAAGTAACTCAATGTTCTAATTTCATCCACTAGGAATTAATACCTGATATCATAAACTAATTGAACACAAAGAAGCCCACGAGTAAAATGGCTTCGAGAAAACGTTGGTAAACTTGTAATTATAACTTCAAATGAACGcatttaattaaatatttatcaattttaaatttgtggCAACACGTATCAATATCGAATTAAATGCTTCTCTTTATGTCGGACTCGATTTCaatgtatatgcatatgtgGGAATATGTGACACAATGcgtgtagaaattttttttcaaagaagcAGGTAAGCTAGGTGAAAAACATATTTGCTGTACacagaaattgataaaaagtaGAATACGTAAACTTATTTATGaatgataatgatatatgAAAAAGCATTTATAATAATCTAGAAATTCGTCGATCACAGGGTATGTCGTTGGCAAATTACTGGAAATTCGACCGTcagtttttttaatatatccAAACatcgttaaaaatataatacataattcTATACTCTACGGGTGCTTTACAAAAATGGAAACATCGTAACGGTCCTAATACAGATCTGATATTGTCTAACGTTAATGTAAAACCTTCAACTGCCACTTGATCAGTACTCGTaggtaagaaataaaaatttgcgttAGTCGTAATCCTCGTAATCCGGCGGGAGGCAGGAAGCTACCGGAGGACAAGGACTCTGCACACATAGGACTGGCTGTAGAACACAAGTGTGTTCCCTGGGACATGGCGGGTCTAGTTGAGCGCAAGGACCAACGGCACCAGATAATTGATCGCTCAGGCAGGAGTCGCCGACTGGAAAAAACGTTTACTCACCCTTACAAATTCGAATTCGAAATGTCTTCGCCTTTTAGAGGGCAAAATGCCCGGCatgattatattttatgtGAAAATCCTTACAATCGACGCATTTTTCGTTGTGACAGCATCCCGTGCAACATTCCGCGCTGCGGACGCACTGAAAgcagtaaaattgaaattaagcTCAGATCTATCGGATTACGACAATTATACGCTGAAACTAATATCAAACTTAcgttatttgtatttttaatacaAGTCTGCTTCACCGCTGCACCATGTGAAGAATCGAATAGCATAATCGCCGCTAAGAACGTCAACGCTATTGCAGCCGTTTGCGATCGCATTTTTctggaaaaatcaaaaatcagtaaaattgttaataaaaaatcgatcaCACTAAACCCATCATTGATCGTAACAACGAATTCAAGTTCAAACCGGGTGAAAACGTCGCGTAAGTTCAACGCGCAATTGATCGGTTACAGTTTCATTGTTCGTAAATGTCGGTACGTATAGATACGTTATTTTATTCTAGTGATATCAATGAATCGATTCAATtacgtaaataaatttacaattctGTACTTAGTACAATCCTTAAATGCCGTGTCAAACAATAGTCTGCGTGAGtaaaaaccttttttttcgcTCCTTTAACAATAATTAAGTTTCgtgattttatatttaaaaaatgtggaCGCGTTGTACCGAGGTTACTGACTGGTCTTCGCTGACTGATGACGATGTTCACCGCAGCTCGTGCTCACGATCAGTCCATACAAGTAGCGCTGGTAGTTACACCACACTGATGTTCACTCATATTCCATTTCTAACCGTAAACGCGAGCTCTCGCCGGCTTAGGCGAAGGTATAAGTCAGCTCAGACCGGAGTAGGACACTACGAGAACACGAGTAATCATTACAGTACATTATATCGAATTacttgtatacgtatacagttTGAAAAAGTACAAAGAACGTTTAATCGCTCGCTCGTGCAGATGCATGACATATCCTAAGTTCAACTTTTCACCGATAAGAATATACAGTGTTCCTGTTATGAAATTAGCTGACCATATATTCAGTTTCATTACATTCTTATATTCTTTTCATTACTGTAAGATGCATAATTATAATCACGGCTGCGATCGGCATGTGACCTCGTGCGAGTTAATTAGTTTCAAATCTCTGCAGTTCGTATAATTTCAACAACTACACGTACATCGCAATAGCAAATAAATGGTGAATCAACTGTTTGAACAATTCCGTCTTTGAGTTAAGAAATGTACGATTTACGATGTAATTAAAAAGTCCATATCATTCTTAATATATTCATTCAATCTAATTGTGGCTCTTGTATATTAAGAGCAGACTTAACGTCAATGAAACTATAGTTcgtccatatatatatatatatatatatatatatatatatatatatatatatatataattaacaataagttCATTTCTCAACTCCAATATCTGTACACGTTCCCCATCATGCTTCAATACAGCATCCAAACCAAATCACGTACATCCatcatatctatatatgtttCTGCGTCTCAATTCTCGTCGTTAGCGTATTCATCGCATTCACACCTGTTTCGCCTTAAGCCATGCGTACGAGTTGAGTAATGCACACGTACAATGTACATTCATACATACACACCCGCACCAcggaaaataacaataatgaataAGGTGTGTTGAAGCTCGAGTCCGTATGCGTACGTGACTAATGACAATATTCCGTGTGCACAAAACTCGCGGatcgaattattatacaactGGTCGTCAAACCATGATAAACGTTATTTTCATACAGATAAGTCAACGGAAAGATGCGACCAATATAGGTATACCTGTACAGCTTAAGCTTTCAGAGAAAGAATGCACTTTCTATATTACTTGGATGTGTAAATTCTCGATCATACGAAGCCTCGACCGCATGT belongs to Neodiprion lecontei isolate iyNeoLeco1 chromosome 5, iyNeoLeco1.1, whole genome shotgun sequence and includes:
- the LOC107225903 gene encoding uncharacterized protein LOC107225903 translates to MRSQTAAIALTFLAAIMLFDSSHGAAVKQTCIKNTNNCVRSAECCTGCCHNEKCVDFGDSCLSDQLSGAVGPCAQLDPPCPREHTCVLQPVLCVQSPCPPVASCLPPDYEDYD
- the LOC107225902 gene encoding protein mono-ADP-ribosyltransferase PARP14 isoform X1; its protein translation is MASFWKGEPSCDYETRTPLRFKEAFIKASFILEIRRDYEYGSVAGSNIRGRQIREIPCLDDLFHRDFWVTRKAKMELVDKANVSNDFGLRKKFPWNGLQNNAPWLEDATDSEISYIRSNYALSGTSIKRIENPYLWARYMLQYEEFNADESKIAHERIVIHATSYTNALKIADENFNWRRVHRCRFGKGVSFSKTAGYANKYASQKNAFIIAGILISKTVRGSYTTIIPPGDYDTTVDSNGGNVYVKYYDSEFYPYYIVH
- the LOC107225902 gene encoding protein mono-ADP-ribosyltransferase PARP14 isoform X2, translating into MSLAAGRQIREIPCLDDLFHRDFWVTRKAKMELVDKANVSNDFGLRKKFPWNGLQNNAPWLEDATDSEISYIRSNYALSGTSIKRIENPYLWARYMLQYEEFNADESKIAHERIVIHATSYTNALKIADENFNWRRVHRCRFGKGVSFSKTAGYANKYASQKNAFIIAGILISKTVRGSYTTIIPPGDYDTTVDSNGGNVYVKYYDSEFYPYYIVH